A region of Culicoides brevitarsis isolate CSIRO-B50_1 chromosome 1, AGI_CSIRO_Cbre_v1, whole genome shotgun sequence DNA encodes the following proteins:
- the LOC134827126 gene encoding protein chiffon: MVETSSPKPTSKVADNHKANPPYKVKLVKGANPLVHHKFYLDVERHNVANKIENQIKELGGSVEFFLSKDITHFITDKQHPQATVSRTSSQNQSSTTFSPLTSANQTPQTPASLDVQSVSSPSLPTVLESRTNSINNKQISRAEALLLRARQSQLQNSPNTPRNSNTANSSAEKTQSPIQVARAWGRPIWTTEQTLKFLEKVSSALKIYASGGKTASTAQDITGNRILASNANTAAAAAHRHHKSTKVKSLRGDFIKVETLDKRYRPFYQELKKWPKLNLLARLTHSPFESTTELDKTRDSQKSKFKKFSKIDSRTNTTSKFKTVGTIMTRKSRPTQQQETEAGTTTTTTTNNTVASRVSKSGSDKHCGYCEICHVEYDVLKVHLKSEEHLNFAKNDDNFVSLDKLIESGASVQKLLKLSNEVKKETVLNGFIKRANNKNSSYMKNGEHQDCETNGIKNGNSDEEMIEEHEEDPLSLESPRPKRKCMQSPTPTLTKGGGKSKTRDSKDADDTPAAKSIESKIQATRIRGLRWNAPSPDSRPPIKEPPVYKVTQNKTPNCVSKSSTKATNDTNNTGKQVVVKLKRVRQSELNLLNNEAEQFMFPKTPTFSDSDTDDDRQTSEVNRTNNTTIDLASSERDVAKKSSTIKSKNAKSAASQQPPQSSKTSKEIASPSSKRVNKRLEALIEENAKYTHESLGRLRFQEAPIQPQVTVSTATHWLSDDRMGDNSFLKSPGGSTQSRWANFRKKYQAIDEPHKFNFERVPHNEPWYVTFHRQDVGFERAYEYFGNSTYSKLPYELGPLPPGKEDCCKLEELIPPNLKALTGSTKKRGNSCPRMPSIAKVNDRTRSSTAAIIEATKVVDANDDTTNDSIKTKSYLPLKKRKLFLDDVPRKSPREHASTLAILSSLSKEGSSTTSSVCGVNRSGTKRERLPSQLSLEDDDENSNCTMTSQQTIKTEKDNSSVCSITNTNSIKLNKSVNIVKLCKQVDEMLVSGSRTDEDDMFDICLKPFAADKCETKSQDDFVLINSNSDIDISKVMDICSTQELTLKSVASKEKELQRKITYTSKPKLVTSGFRFNKKRRSNRTGWQKIRRKSSQPLKEEEHQTEEKNKNITADNSDSMSDSLDTNIADFVKNDVTAAGAKEDPKTNGILPENDESDEQDETADDDEPPTRRNLKSPTMKPSRSTNNVFCRGIGKYQFEKYPKVNLTQISVSNMKTRSSDLQKRKSVTPKKYTDSQNEALRSPGSSSSPQKFSPRKLRKPRGRWYRER, from the exons ATGGTTGAAACCTCCTCACCCAAACCAACATCCAAAGTTGCTGATAATCACAAAGCAAATCCGCCAT ATAAAGTAAAACTAGTGAAAGGCGCTAATCCGTTGGTTCATCACAAATTCTACTTGGACGTGGAGAGACACAACGTCGcgaataaaatcgaaaatcaaatcaaagagCTTGGTGGA TCGGTCGAATTTTTCCTCAGTAAGGACATCACACATTTCATAACTGACAAACAGCATCCACAAGCAACTGTATCCCGGACAAGTAGTCAGAATCAATCAAGTACCACTTTTTCGCCTCTAACATCTGCGAATCAGACTCCGCAGACACCGGCATCTTTGGATGTGCAAAGTGTCTCGTCACCATCGTTACCCACTGTCCTAGAATCCagg acAAATAgcataaataacaaacaaatatcGAGAGCGGAAGCATTATTGTTGCGTGCCAGACAAAGTCAGTTGCAAAACTCCCCGAATACACCGCGAAACTCGAACACCGCGAACTCGTCTGCCGAAAAGACCCAGAGCCCCATCCAAGTTGCGAGAGCGTGGGGTCGGCCCATTTGGACGACAGAACAAACACTAAagtttttggaaaaagtcTCGTCTGCCTTAAAAATCTATGCATCTGGTGGCAAGACTGCCTCGACTGCACAAGATATCACGGGAAATCGAATATTAGCTTCAAACGCAAatactgctgctgctgctgctcatCGTCACCACAAATCGACAAAAGTCAAGTCGCTGCGCGGGGACTTTATCAAAGTAGAGACACTCGATAAGCGCTATCGTCCCTTTTATCAGGAGCTGAAAAAGTGGCCAAAGCTGAATTTGCTGGCACGCCTAACGCACAGTCCCTTTGAGTCAACGACGGAGCTGGATAAGACACGAGACTCGCAAAAGagcaaattcaaaaagttctcCAAGATCGATAGTCGGACAAATACGActagtaaatttaaaacagtGGGTACTATAATGACACGTAAAAGCCGGCCGACGCAACAACAAGAGACAGAGGCAGGCACAACAACCACAACTACAACCAACAACACAGTCGCTAGTCGCGTTAGCAAGAGTGGAAGTGACAAGCATTGCGGATACTGTGAAATTTGTCACGTGGAATACGACGTTCTCAAGGTGCATTTGAAGAGTGAGGAACACTtgaattttgcgaaaaacgACGACAACTTTGTGTCACTAGACAAACTCATAGAAAGCGGTGCGAGTGTTCAAAAGCTCCTGAAGCTGAGTAATGAAGTGAAAAAAGAAACGGTTCTCAATGGATTCATAAAACGtgctaacaacaaaaattcgtCGTATATGAAAAATGGTGAACACCAAGATTGTGAAACgaatggaataaaaaatggtaattCAGACGAGGAAATGATTGAGGAGCACGAAGAAGATCCATTGTCGTTAGAGTCACCACGTCCCAAGAGAAAATGCATGCAATCACCAACACCCACATTAACTAAGGGTGGCGGCAAGTCAAAGACGAGAGACTCGAAAGATGCAGACGATACGCCAGCAGCCAAATCGATTGAATCCAAAATTCAAGCAACACGTATTCGAGGATTGCGGTGGAATGCACCGTCACCCGATTCCCGGCCACCCATCAAGGAGCCACCAGTTTATAAAGTGACGCAGAACAAAACTCCCAATTGCGTCTCAAAAAGTAGCACAAAAGCTACCAACGATACCAACAATACAGGAAAACAAGTTGTAGTCAAGCTAAAAAGAGTACGACAATCAGAGCTTAATCTATTGAATAATGAGGCCGAGCAGTTCATGTTTCCAAAGACACCGACTTTTAGTGATAGCGATACAGACGATGACCGCCAAACGTCCGAAGTGAATCGAACGAACAACACAACTATCGATTTGGCATCCAGTGAGCGAGACGTTGCGAAGAAATCTAGTACGATCAAatccaaaaatgcaaaaagtgCAGCAAGTCAACAGCCGCCACAATCGTCAAAAACGTCCAAAGAGATCGCGTCACCGAGCTCAAAACGTGTCAATAAGAGACTAGAAGCCTTGATTGAGGAAAACGCCAAGTATACGCACGAATCCTTAGGTCGTCTGAGGTTTCAAGAGGCCCCCATCCAGCCGCAAGTAACAGTTAGCACAGCCACACACTGGTTATCGGATGATAGGATGGGGGATAATTCGTTCTTGAAGAGTCCCGGTGGCTCTACTCAATCGCGATGGGCAAATTTCCGCAAAAAGTACCAGGCTATCGACGAGCCACACAAATTCAACTTTGAACGTGTACCGCACAACGAGCCCTGGTACGTAACCTTCCATCGGCAAGACGTGGGCTTCGAACGTGCCTACGAGTACTTTGGCAATTCCACATACAGTAAGTTGCCCTACGAACTTGGTCCACTGCCACCGGGCAAGGAAGATTGCTGCAAACTCGAAGAGCTTATTCCGCCAAATCTCAAGGCACTAACGGGTTCCACGAAGAAACGCGGCAACTCGTGTCCTCGCATGCCTTCCATCGCCAAAGTGAATGATCGAACGAGATCTTCGACGGCAGCCATCATCGAGGCAACAAAAGTCGTCGATGCCAATGACGACACAACTAATGACAGTATTAAGACCAAATCGTATTTGCCGCTGAAGAAACGGAAACTCTTTTTGGATGATGTGCCTCGGAAATCGCCGCGAGAGCATGCATCGACACTGGCAATCCTTAGCAGCTTATCGAAGGAAGGCAGTAGCACGACGTCCAGCGTGTGTGGCGTAAATCGCAGTGGAACGAAACGTGAACGCTTACCTAGTCAGCTGTCCCtggaagacgacgacgagaacAGCAATTGCACAATGACGAGTCAGCAGACGatcaaaactgaaaaagatAATTCCTCCGTATGCAGTATTACGAACACGAATAGTATAAAGCTAAACAAGTCTGTGAATATTGTCAAGTTGTGCAAGCAAGTAGACGAGATGTTGGTCAGCGGCAGCAGAACAGACGAGGACGACATGTTTGACATCTGTTTGAAACCTTTCGCCGCAGACAAGTGTGAAACAAAATCGCAAGATGACTTTGTGCTAATCAACTCAAACAGTGATATAGATATTAGTAAAGTAATGGACATTTGTTCGACGCAGGAACTCACGCTCAAGAGTGTTGCGTCGAAAGAGAAAGAGTTGCAACGAAAAATTACCTACACATCAAAACCAAAACTCGTCACATCGGGCTTTAGATTCAACAAGAAACGCCGAAGTAATCGTACTGGTTGGCAAAAGATCCGAAGAAAATCCTCACAACCGCTTAAGGAGGAAGAGCATCAGaccgaggaaaaaaataaaaatatcactgCAGACAATTCCGACAGCATGTCAGATAGTTTGGACACGAATATTGCTGATTTCGTGAAAAACGATGTTACTGCTGCTGGTGCCAAAGAAGATCCGAAGACTAATGGTATTCTACCGGAAAATGACGAATCTGATGAGCAAGACGAAACGGCAGACGACGATGAGCCGCCAACAAGACGGAATCTAAAGTCTCCAACAATGAAGCCTTCTCGGTCGACGAACAACGTGTTTTGTCGCGGCATTGGCAAATATCAGtttgaaaaatatccaaaagtCAATCTCACACAAATTTCCGTCTCAAATATGAAGACGAGATCCTCCGATTTGCAAAAACGGAAAAGCGTTACACCGAAAAAGTACACAGACTCTCAGAACGAGGCACTGCGATCACCCGGATCGAGTTCGTcaccacaaaaattttcgccTCGAAAACTGAGAAAACCACGGGGTCGTTGGTATCGCGAAAGATAG